One genomic window of Campylobacter curvus includes the following:
- a CDS encoding tyrosine-type recombinase/integrase has translation MTSKLITRIKNRPSYYYFDKALKNDKIITVKYCLFTDNEFEAKAIALKIKNEADNRRNSVQTKKFIDLPLRYKIRNIQKNIKNKSHRLPTTEYKEIFEKVISGIYGITKADNDMFIDRKECQENDRAKKTRKSIKFTDIASRYAQNESKKSNSKNTGYYQRVAKALDIYFKHKQITQISYQDCEDFQLHLLNNKRLNKKTINNYTCYASRMFDYAIKIGLISQNPFKLLSSFKISKDQKSPKDNFSMDELVKIFKTDKKELKDYMAFALHTGLRLSEIWSLDESSVSERDGIKIIKVQTAKQKGGDVKFRELPIHKNIYRLSDMKWLTKIKKGKSDCNYLGKRLNKHIHAVLPDSNVSFHRLRANFASAIKNYSLENGFTDVTSVLLGHATDLATDVYAKDISLKAKLKAMNGLNIFSSL, from the coding sequence ATGACTTCTAAATTAATAACTCGAATCAAAAATAGACCAAGCTACTACTATTTCGATAAGGCCTTGAAAAATGATAAAATTATCACCGTCAAATATTGCCTATTTACGGACAATGAGTTTGAGGCCAAAGCCATCGCTTTAAAAATAAAAAACGAAGCCGATAACAGACGTAATTCTGTTCAAACCAAAAAATTTATTGATTTACCGTTAAGATACAAGATACGCAACATTCAAAAAAATATTAAAAACAAATCGCATCGACTACCGACGACCGAATATAAAGAAATATTTGAAAAAGTTATATCGGGCATTTATGGGATTACCAAAGCCGACAACGATATGTTTATCGATAGAAAAGAATGTCAAGAAAACGATAGGGCAAAGAAAACACGAAAATCGATAAAATTTACGGATATAGCATCCAGATACGCTCAAAACGAAAGTAAGAAGTCAAATAGTAAAAATACCGGATACTATCAGAGGGTAGCCAAAGCACTTGACATTTATTTTAAGCACAAGCAGATAACCCAAATTTCTTACCAAGACTGCGAGGATTTTCAATTACATCTCTTAAATAATAAAAGGCTTAACAAAAAGACCATCAATAACTACACGTGCTACGCAAGTAGAATGTTTGACTATGCTATCAAAATAGGCCTTATATCTCAAAACCCGTTTAAGCTTTTAAGCTCGTTTAAAATTTCCAAAGATCAAAAATCGCCGAAGGATAATTTTAGCATGGACGAACTGGTTAAGATTTTTAAGACGGATAAAAAAGAGCTTAAAGATTATATGGCGTTTGCCTTGCACACTGGACTTAGGCTTAGCGAAATTTGGAGCTTAGATGAAAGTAGCGTAAGCGAGCGAGACGGTATTAAAATTATCAAAGTTCAAACTGCCAAGCAAAAAGGCGGAGATGTTAAATTCAGAGAGCTGCCGATACATAAAAATATATATCGTCTAAGCGATATGAAGTGGTTAACGAAAATAAAAAAAGGTAAAAGCGATTGTAATTATCTTGGAAAAAGGCTTAACAAACATATTCATGCCGTTTTGCCGGACTCCAACGTAAGCTTTCATAGGCTAAGGGCAAATTTTGCGTCCGCTATTAAAAATTACTCCTTAGAAAATGGTTTTACGGATGTTACCTCGGTACTACTCGGGCACGCTACCGATCTAGCGACAGACGTATACGCCAAGGATATCTCGCTAAAAGCAAAGTTAAAAGCTATGAATGGTCTAAATATATTTTCCAGTCTCTAG